ACTACATGAAGTCTGTGAACTTCCCAACTTGATTGGAGTCCAGCTCGATTCCTACGAGAGGTTCTTACAGCTGGATCGCTGTCTGAAAGGGCTGGCGCCAGATTCGTCGTACGGGCTGGAGGAAGTGTTCCAGTCAACATTCCCCATTGATAGTCCCAATGGCGAGATGCGTCTCGCTTACAAAGGGTATACAATCGACTATGACAACATCAAGTTCTCCCAAATGGAGTGCAAGAAGAAGGGTCGATCATATAGCGTACCCATCAAAGTCACGATCAGCCTCGAGTTCTCCAATGGAGAGATGAGAGAGAAGGAAATCTTCTTTGGGGATATCCCGCTGATGACCGATCGTGGCACATTTATTATCAACGGAGCAGAGCGCGTTGTGGTCAGTCAGATCCACCGTTCTCCCGGTGTCATTTTTTCCAATGAAAAAGATGTCTACTCTTCCAGGATCATTCCTTATAGGGGTTCTTGGTTAGAGTTTGAGATTGATGATAAGAAGCATCTCATCTATACCAAGATTGATCGTAAGAAGCGTATCCTCGGTACGCTCTTCCTGCGTGCAATCGGGTTGGATACTCGTGAGAAGATTCTTGAGCACTTCTACACAGGTGAAATGGTTGACCTGGTAGATGATGGTGATTTCAAGTCAAGCTTGGAAAATCGTTATCTTTTCAAGGATGTCTATGCAACGGTTGATGGAGCATCCAAGAAAGTGCTCCGAGCTGGTGATATGCTGCATGCCCACGAGATTGATGAACTGCTGGAGTTGAAAGTAACTTCCGTTGAGTTGGTGAATCTCCGTGGAGAGGGCACTCTGCACAGCGATATGATTCTCAACTGTTTCGAGATCGAGGATGCCAAATACACCCGTGAAGGCTATGATGAGCCGACCAAGGAAGATGTCCTCTCTCCCATTTTCTCAGTCTTGATGCCTGGTGAAATGATAGCCATTGAGCGTGCAGAGCGTGACCTTCCGGACATGTTCTTCTCAAGCCGTCGCTATGACCTTGGGTCTGTAGGTCGATATAAATTCAACAAGAAGTTCGGAACTGGTAGTGAAGAGGAAGAAGAAATGGCTTCCACCGATCTGACCGTCCTTACTCCGCAGGATATCGTCAATACGATGGGATTCCTGATCAAGGTGTTCATCCGCGAGGAAAATGTCGATGACATTGACCACCTTGGCAATCGTCGTGTTCGTTCCGTTGGGGAGCTCCTGCAGAATGCTCTCAAGAGTGCGTTTGCCCGTATGGAGCGTATCGCAAAGGAGCGCATGAATCTCGAGTCAGGTTCTGTAAAACCACAGGATCTTATCTCCATCAAGCCAATTATTGCGGCCATCAAGGAATTCTTCGGTAGCAGCCAGCTTTCCCAGTTCATGGACCAGGTTAACCCGCTTGCAGAGCTCACTCATAAAAGAAGGCTCAATGCATTGGGACCAGGTGGTTTGAGCCGTGACCGTGCTGGATTTGAGGTACGTGACGTTCACTACACCCATTATGGAAGAATTTGTCCTATTGAGACCCCTGAAGGACCAAACATCGGTCTTATCGTCTCACTGGCAAACTATACCCGTATCAATCAGCACGGCTTCCTGGAATCCCCATACCGAAAGGTAGTCAACGGGGTTGTATCCAAGCAGTACCGCTATCTTGATGCAAATGATGAAGAGAAGTTCTTCATTGCCCAGGCGAATGCCAAGGTTGATGAAGATGGGAACTTCATCGACAAGGAAATTCCGGTTCGTCGTAGTGGGGATTACTCCACAAAGCCGGCAACCGACATCAAATACATTGACGTTTCTCCCAAGCAGGTGCTCAGTGTTGCAGCGTCCTTGATTCCATTCCTTGAGCACGATGACGCAAACCGTGCATTGATGGGATCAAACATGCAGCGCCAGGCTGTACCTCTTGTATTCCCAGAAACGCCAAGAGTTGGAACAGGCATAGAAGGAAAGGCTGCTTACGATAGTGGCGTCCTGGTCAAAGCAAAACGTGCAGGAACCATTGCCTATGTCAGTGCTGAGAAAGTTGTGATCAGTGTTGATGATGCTGAGATTGAGGGTGAGGTTGATGTCTACCCAATCCAGAAGTTCCAGAGAACCAACCAAGATACCTGTTTCAACCAAAAACCAATTGTTTCCTTTGGGCAGCATGTTGAGGCCGGAGCAGTCCTAGCTGACGGCCCCGCAACCCAGGAAGGGGAGTTGGCTCTTGGTAGAAATATTCTCGTTGGATTCGTGCCTTGGCATGGGTACAACTATGAGGATGCGGTCCTGATCAGTGAGCGTGTTGTCAAGGATGATATTTTTACCAGTGTCCATATCAAGGAGTTCACCACAGATATTCGTGAGACCAAGCTTGGTCCCGAGAAGCTGACCCGTGATATTCCAAACACCAGTGAAAAGATGCTTGAACAGCTTGATGAGGACGGTATCGTCCGCATTGGAACCATGGTTCGTCCTGGATCAATCATGGTTGGAAAGGTAACCCCGAAGAGTGAGAGTGATACAACCCCTGAATTCAAGTTGCTCAACTCAATCTTTGGTGAAAAGGCTAAAGAAGTTCGCGATACATCCTTGAAGGTACCCCATGGTACTGAAGGAACAGTCATTGACATCCAGCGTTTGAAGCGTAGCAACAATGATGAGCTTCCCCCAGGTGTTGAGGAGACCGTCAAGGTTCTCATTGCAACCAAGCGAAAACTTCGACAGGGTGACAAGATGGCTGGTCGACACGGAAACAAGGGTGTTGTCAGTCGGATCCTTCCTGAAGAAGATATGCCGTTCATGGAGGATGGTACCCCGCTTGATGTTTGTTTGAACCCACTCGGTGTTCCATCCCGAATGAATATCGGTCAGTTGATGGAGACTCAGCTCGGCTGGGCAGCTGTCAAGCTGGGTGAGTGGTATTCCACTCCGGTTTTCCAAAGTGCCACCATGGAACAGATTGAGGAGAAGATGCGCGATGCCGGTCTTCCTGGAAACTCCAAGGTCAAGCTCTATGATGGACAGACCGGTGTACCATTCGTAAATCCGGTATTCTGCGGTTATATCTATTACCTGAAATTGCACCACTTGGTTGATGACAAGATGCATGCTCGTTCAACAGGACCTTACTCGCTGGTAACCCAGCAGCCACTTGGTGGTAAGGCTCAGTTTGGTGGTCAGCGACTTGGAGAAATGGAAGTCTGGGCGCTTGAGGCGTACGGAGCTGCAAATACCCTCCAGGAACTCTTGACCATCAAGAGTGATGACATGAACGGTCGTGTCAAGATTTATGAGAGTATTGTCAAGGGTGAACCAGCCTCTACTGCGGGAATGCCTGAGGCATTCAATGTTTTGGTTCAGGAGATCCGTGGCTTGGCTCTGGATATGTCGGTGTATGACTCCAAGGGTCAGCAGGTGCCCCTAACCGAACGTGATGAAGAGTTGATCGCCAAGCAGTCGAAAGGCTCCCTCAACTAACCAGGAGAAATACAGATGAAGGAAATTCAAGATTTCGATAGCATCATGATAAAACTGGCTTCACCAGAACAGATCAGAGATTGGTCTTATGGTGAAGTGAAGAAGCCGGAGACGATCAACTACCGGACCTTGCGCCCAGAGCGCGATGGTCTGTTCTGTGAGAAAATCTTCGGCACCACCAAGGAGTGGGAGTGCTACTGCGGAAAGTTTAAATCGATTCGATACAAGGGTGTTATTTGTGACCGTTGTGGTGTTGAAGTAACCAACACCAAGGTCCGTCGTGAGCGCATGGGACACATCTCCCTGGCAGCTCCGGTATCACACATTTGGTACTACCGCTCGGTTCCCAGCCGAATGAGCATGTTGCTTGATATCTCCCGTAATGCACTGCAGAGTGTTCTCTACTATGAGAAGTATGTGGTCATCAATGCTGGGGATACCAGCTTGAAGCCCAAGCAGTTGCTTAGTGAAGAGGAGTTCTGGCAGGCTCGTGAGCAGTATGGTGACTCATTTGAGGCAGGTATGGGTGCAGAGGCGGTTCGTAAATTGCTTGTGAACCTTGACCTTGAAGAACTCAGCCGTGAACTGCGTGAACAGATGCGTCAGAAAGCCGACAAGGCTGACAAGCGCCTGCTTAAGCGAATTGAGGTATGTGAGAACTTCCGTGATAGTGGTAACCGCCCTGAATGGATGATTCTTACGGTTATCCCTGTTATTCCACCAGATCTGAGACCGATGGTCCAGCTCGATGGCGGAAGATTTGCAACCAGTGACCTTAATGACCTCTATCGTAGGGTTATCAACAGAAACAACCGTCTTGACCGTTTGGTCAAGCTTAATGCTCCTGATATCATCATCCGCAATGAAAAGCGTATGTTGCAGGAGGCTGTTGATGCGCTGTTTGACAACTCCAAGAGAAAGAGAGTGGTCAAGGGTGCAAGCAATAGGCCTCTCAAGAGTCTTTCCGACATGCTTAAGGGAAAACAGGGACGTTTCAGACAGAACCTGCTTGGAAAGCGTGTTGACTACTCAGGTCGTTCCGTTATCGTTGTCGGTCCAGAGCTTAGGATGCATCAGTGTGGTCTTCCTTCCAAGATGGCCCTTGAACTGTACAAGCCTTTCATTATGAAGAAGTTGGTACAGGATGGTGTTGTCTACAATATCAAGAAGGCAAAGAGCCTGGTTGAG
The sequence above is drawn from the uncultured Sphaerochaeta sp. genome and encodes:
- the rpoB gene encoding DNA-directed RNA polymerase subunit beta — its product is MVANGKSITRTYIGSELHEVCELPNLIGVQLDSYERFLQLDRCLKGLAPDSSYGLEEVFQSTFPIDSPNGEMRLAYKGYTIDYDNIKFSQMECKKKGRSYSVPIKVTISLEFSNGEMREKEIFFGDIPLMTDRGTFIINGAERVVVSQIHRSPGVIFSNEKDVYSSRIIPYRGSWLEFEIDDKKHLIYTKIDRKKRILGTLFLRAIGLDTREKILEHFYTGEMVDLVDDGDFKSSLENRYLFKDVYATVDGASKKVLRAGDMLHAHEIDELLELKVTSVELVNLRGEGTLHSDMILNCFEIEDAKYTREGYDEPTKEDVLSPIFSVLMPGEMIAIERAERDLPDMFFSSRRYDLGSVGRYKFNKKFGTGSEEEEEMASTDLTVLTPQDIVNTMGFLIKVFIREENVDDIDHLGNRRVRSVGELLQNALKSAFARMERIAKERMNLESGSVKPQDLISIKPIIAAIKEFFGSSQLSQFMDQVNPLAELTHKRRLNALGPGGLSRDRAGFEVRDVHYTHYGRICPIETPEGPNIGLIVSLANYTRINQHGFLESPYRKVVNGVVSKQYRYLDANDEEKFFIAQANAKVDEDGNFIDKEIPVRRSGDYSTKPATDIKYIDVSPKQVLSVAASLIPFLEHDDANRALMGSNMQRQAVPLVFPETPRVGTGIEGKAAYDSGVLVKAKRAGTIAYVSAEKVVISVDDAEIEGEVDVYPIQKFQRTNQDTCFNQKPIVSFGQHVEAGAVLADGPATQEGELALGRNILVGFVPWHGYNYEDAVLISERVVKDDIFTSVHIKEFTTDIRETKLGPEKLTRDIPNTSEKMLEQLDEDGIVRIGTMVRPGSIMVGKVTPKSESDTTPEFKLLNSIFGEKAKEVRDTSLKVPHGTEGTVIDIQRLKRSNNDELPPGVEETVKVLIATKRKLRQGDKMAGRHGNKGVVSRILPEEDMPFMEDGTPLDVCLNPLGVPSRMNIGQLMETQLGWAAVKLGEWYSTPVFQSATMEQIEEKMRDAGLPGNSKVKLYDGQTGVPFVNPVFCGYIYYLKLHHLVDDKMHARSTGPYSLVTQQPLGGKAQFGGQRLGEMEVWALEAYGAANTLQELLTIKSDDMNGRVKIYESIVKGEPASTAGMPEAFNVLVQEIRGLALDMSVYDSKGQQVPLTERDEELIAKQSKGSLN